Genomic window (Flavobacterium oreochromis):
TCTTTTTCATTATCTGCATGCCAGCCCATACTATCTTGTCCGTTGCGATAGTTATTTAGTAAAACAGTTGTAAAGTGAGTATTGCAAACTCGTTCAACCTCATCTTTAATATGAATTAATAAAGGAGTCCATTGATGTGGGTGCATTATTATATTAGAATAAGCGTAAGGTTTTCCTTCATTGCCAAATAGAGCTGTTAGTCGGGGTTGTAAATGCTCTTTTCCATAAACTGTTATCTTATCTTGTTGCCATGGAATTTCAGATTCTAATTTTTGAAAAAAAGTATTAGCTTGTTCTAATGAAAAAAAAGCAGGATAATAAATTAGTTCCGCATCAGGAAGCTTAAATTCTATTATTTCGTCAGGAAAAAGCATTTCGTTAAGTATTTAGAATATTGTTTGAATTAAAATAAAAAACAAAATTCAAGTTTTTTAAGCTTCATTAATTCTGTTTGATACTATTTAATGTATACAAATATAAAATAAAATAACGCTTAAGAAGTTTTTTTAACAAATAATAGATAATTTGTTTTATGTTTTATTTTCCTAAAAATTTAATGTATCTATCATTAAAATGATAAAGAATCAAGTGAAACTATTATAATAAAGACTAATGTTTTTTGATTCTGTTTAGATAATATTTTATCAAAGTAAAAAGAGGTTGTTCAAAAAGTTTAAAATTCTACGATTTAATTTTATTCAATGATTATAGAAAAATAACCTTGGTTGTATTAATTAAATCATGGTGTTTATCCTGTATATTAGGATGATAAATTAAGTCTTTGATACTACTTTTTGAACACCTCTTCAAAAAATAAAAGAGTATAATTATTTTTTACTTCCATTTATATTCATTATAATAATGGCTAGAATAATTAAACCTATCCCAATCCATTGTGAGATCACAACAGTTTCATTTAATATCATAAAAGCCATCATGACAGAAACAGGCAATTCTAAAGAAGAAACAATACTTCCTAGTCCAATTCCTGTGTGAGGAAATCCAGCATTCATTAAAATAGGAGGAATAATGGTGCCAAACAAAGCTAAGAAGATTCCCCATTTAGCAAAAATGGCCATATTAAAAGGAGTTACCTGTGTCGCTATAGAAAAACCGAAAACAATAACCGCACCACCTAAAAGCATATACAAGCTACGTTGGGCAGATGATATTCCTAATGCAATTCTATTAGCTGTAAACATAGTGGTAGTAAATGAAGCTGCAGCTAAAAGCCCCCACATAATTCCTCTCCAGTCTAAATCTAGTGATTTACTAAATAGGTTAGTGGCTAAAGCAGTTCCTAATAAAACAATTGCTACAGAAACTATTTTTTGCATAGAAGGTGCTTTTTTATCTAAAAACCATTCTAATAATACCCCCATCCAAACGGTTTGCATTAATAAAACAATTCCTATGGAAACAGGAATGTATCTTACAGCTAGGTAGTAAAAAACACTGGTCATACCAAGTGAAGTACCAGCTAACATCAAATGTAAAATATTTGCAGAAGTTGCTTTTATCACTTCTTCTTTCTTTTTGAATTTTTGGAAAGCATTAATTAGCAGCATACCTAAAATTCCGTATATAAATTGTGAGGATGTAACCTCTGCTGTAGTAAAGTTTTCTTTATAGGCTAATTTAACAAATGTAGCTAACATTCCATAACTAGTGGCACCTAATCCTACTAAAAAAACTCCTTTTAAAATACGATTTTTCAACATTTTTTTAAAAATTAAGGGCGGCAAATATACAATAAGTTAAATGTTAAATATTAAAAGTTGTTAGTTTTTTTTAAATAATAAATAGCAATAAGTATTTTTAAAATTTTATAAAATGTAAACTAAGAATATGATGATTAAAAAATACAGTTTAAAGGGTTGTTTTTTATTCCTATTTTATTTGCATCAAAATTCAATTTTTCTTTAAGAAGACTGGCATATACACTTCTGAAATCAATCTCAAATTTTAAATCTCCATCATCAAGATTAGTTAAATCAGGATTTTTGCCAATTATATTTCCTCTATTATTTCCCCCTATAATAAACATAGGAGCAGCAGTTCCATGATCAGTTCCATTTCCATTGTCTCTTACACGACGGCCAAATTCAGAAAAAACAACTATTGTTACATTTTGCAGTAATTTAGATTTTTTTAAATCAGTATAAAAGCTAAAAATAGCATCATTAAATTCTGTTAATTTATTTTTGTGTATAGCTAATTGATTATCGTGAGTATCAAATCCATTTAAAGAAGTATAATATACTTTTGAATTTAAGTTGCCTTTAATTAATCGAGCTATCCATTCTAAATTTTTAGCTAAACTTGTTTTCGGATAAGAATTTTCAGTTTTTGAATTTTCTAAAGCTTTTTGAATTTTATCAGCTCCTTCTGTGATTGAATTGGCTATTTTTCTAACAAAATCTAATTGAGGATTATCAGATAATCTTGTTGTCTCATCATCAGTTTGTTTTTTAGGTTTAAACCAATTAGGAGCTTTTACTGTAATAGTGTTTGGATTTTTTTCCTTTTAATGATAAATTATCTATCTTGTCTATATTAATGCCAGCTGTTGGGATATGCTCTTTACATTGTAAATCTAAATAGCGGCCTAGCCAACCTTCATTATGATATTGATTAGAAGCTGAGGCTGTTTGCCAAATTTCCTGACTACGAAAATGTGAACGATTAGGTTCAGAATATCCTACGTTTTGTAATATAGTAAGATCTCCGTTTTGTTGAATTTCGGCTAAACCTCTTAAAGCAGGATGGAAAGCCATTCCTTTGTTTTTATTAATAACCTCTTCTTTTGAGAGTGCAATTTTAGGTCTATTAGCATAATAAAGAGGATCTTGAAAAGGGACAAAGGTATTAAGCCCATCATTTCCTCCGTTTAACTGAATAAAAACTAAAGATTGTTCTCCTATGATTAAATTAGAATTATTTTTTGAACTATAAGCATATAAAAAGTTTGGTAGTACAAGCATTCCTCCTGTAAAAGTTCCCGTAACTGATAAAAATTGTCTTCTATTCATAACTTTTCGTTTTTGAAGGTTAAAATTTTGATAACCTTAATTTTTATTGGAATAAAATTTTAAATTAATTGAAACTCGGGCGTTTTTATAATGGTATTAAATAATCTTAAAATGGCTTGTTCAGCATTTATACTTTCTGGATCAAAATCGTATTTTAAAACCATTTCAAAATCTTTTTGATTTATTTCATCAACAGTAAAAAGTAATTTAGCTGTAAGATTTTTAATAATATCTTTATTACTTATACCCTTCCAATTAATATGAGGAATAAAATTGTATTCAGTGTTTTCCCCTTTTTCTTTGATTAAACCAATTCGATTAAATAACTTGCCGGAACAAAGTAGGTCAGCAGTATGGTTACGCTGTAAATAGGTCTGTGAAGTTAACCAAGATTTACCTCCTTTCCATCCCTTTACATTCGGTTGATTAAATAAATCCATTCCTTGTTCCTTTAAAAAAAAGGTAATAGCTTTTTTGTTTGGAATACGTATTTGTAATTCATCAGTAAGCTGAAGAATAAATTCTAAAGGACTTTTAATTTTAGATCCAGCTGTATCTTTTTTATATTCTTCTGAGAATAATTTTAGTAAAAAAGGTTTTATTTCAAAGTTTACTTTTTTAAAATAATTACCATAATAGATTACTAAATCTTTTGTAGGTTCATCATATATAAACCACTTTAGGATTTTTTCTGTTATAAAATAAGGGATAGCGGGTTGCTCAAAAATAATATCTACTAGATCATCTGCTTTAAAACGTCCTGTTTTCCCTAAATACGTGATGGTATCATGATTTTCAAAAAGAGTATGATATATTGCTTGATCATCTCCTATCCCTAATCCAGCTAAAGCTTTAGCTCCATTTTTGATATCTATTTCTGTATAGTTTCCAATACCTAGAGTAAAAAGTTCTAATAGCTCTCTACTTAAATTTTCATTAATCTTTTCATTTCTATTATCTACATTGTCTAGATAACGTACCATAGCATTACTTTTTAGGACTTTTTTAGTTAGTTCTCTAAAGTTCCCAAAGGCGTGTTCACGTAGAAGTTGGTTATATTGAAAAATCCAATGATTTATTTTTATTTTTTCAAATGTAGCAACATAATGATTGTGCCAAAAACAAGTCATTTTTTCAAGAAGAGGATATTCTTCAGTAATCATTCTTTCAATCCACCAAGCCTTCATTTCGTTAGAAACTTTTATCTCTTTAATAATTATTTGTTTTGTTTCATCAGGATTATGTTTTTTTAGTTTTTTTTTTCTTTCACGAAGCTCTTTAATATTGTTAGGACTTTCTTGAAGAAAAACAGGAGTCATATTGTCTATTGTTGTCTTAAAAGAGTTATTAAGAAAATTTTCAATTCCTATACTTTTAATAATATCACTTTGTTTATTTGAAAAACCCAAGCGTAAGGACCAGAGAGTTGATTTATCCATGAAGATTTTGATTTGATTATTGGACAAAATCATTTTAAAAAGGTTTAATTAATCAAAGTAAGTTTTACTTAAATTTACTCCATAAATAATTAACATGTCTACTTTTAAATCTAAAATATATCAACAGTTAGAACATAAAATCAAACATTTAGGAACAGTAATGAGTAGTGTGTATGCTCTGTTTTTAGGTGCTTTTCTATTATGTTTGGATTTTCAGATTGATCTTAACAAGTATTTTTCTATTAATTCGTTAGAAATTTATACTAGATTAATTCCTGTTTCTAATGTTTTAGTCTCTATTGTTATAGGAATATCCTTAACTACATTTTCCGTATTATTTGTAGTAATGCAATTAGCTTCATCTCAATTTTCTCCAAGAATTTTAAGACACTTTTTAGCTAATGATTTTAAAATACAAGCGTTTATAGGTTTTTTTGTAGGTACTGTAGCGTTGTGTATATTACCTCAAATAATATCTGTTTTTTATACAAAACAATCTTTTTAATAACTCTATTGGTAGGGACTTTTTTAGCTATTAGGGGATTAGTTTGGTCATATCCTTCTATGATTACTTACTTGAGCGTAAATATGAATGTGTCAAGTATTACAGATCATATTAAAAAAGAAGTACTAGACGAAATAGATCTTTTATATACTGAAAAATGGGAAAAAGGAAATGATCTAACATATCAAAGAGAGTTGTGTTTTATAGAGAAAAAGGTATTGAAAATAGTAAGTCCTTTTCAATCAGGTTATTTGGAAAGTATTGATTATACTCAATTAAAAAAAATTTTTTAGAATTAAAAGAAGAAACATACTGGAGTATAGTTTATCAAAAACCTGTGATTGGTGAGTTTATAATGAAGGATACAACTATTTTATTACAAATTATAGTTGATCAAATTTCAGAAAACCAAAAAGAGATTTTTGAAAAGTTAGTTTCTAAAACTTTTAAAGTAAATCGTTTTAGAAGTCATACACAAGATATTAATTTTGGAGTGCGAAAACTAGTAGATATAGGTATAAAAGCTATTTCTCCAGCAGTAAATGATCCAACAACCTGTTTGAATTGTATAGATCAATTAGGAGAAATTCTAAAAGTTTTATCTGAAAGACAATTTCCTTCTACAGATGCAAGACAACTAATTCAAAGTAATATTCATATTAACGAATTTAATTATGATGAATTCGTTGATTTTTGTTTTGATCAAATTTATCAATGGGGAAAAGAGGATCCAACGATCGTAAAACGAATTCTACGTACTATTAGAGTTATTTTACCTACTATTCAAAATCCATATTATTTAAAAGTATTAATTCAACAAGTTGAAGAAATGGAGTTGTCTTCCATTTATACTCTAGAAAATTATGAGAGTAGAAACTTAAAAATTTCTAAAGAAAAACTCAATACAATTCAGAAAGAACTTCAAGGCTTTAGAGAAAAAGCCTTGAAGCAAATTGAAGTTTTAAAAAAAGAGGAGTTTTTGAAATTTATTCACAAGACAAACGAGTAAATAAATCTATGATTTTTGATTCAGAAATAGAGACGATAAACTATTTAAATGAATATTTAAAATCAATATAGGTTATCTTCTGTGTCGTTTTCCTCTCATATTATATTCTGCACGTCTGGTTTTAATGAATGCAGTTTTAGCTTTTCTTCTAGAAAGATATTTTGCATGTGGTCTTATTAAATGTGTTTTTGTTCTATGGAAATGAATTCGATGTTTATAGATATGTGTAACGAATAACGCGTGTTTTATAGGATGCCAAGGTTTCCACCAACGAGGATATAATGACCAGCGTACAGGTGAAATCCAAACACGATATCCAGGAGCATAAATAAAACGTATACAAGGCCATCCCCAAACATTAATAGTTACTCTTGTAGGAATTATGTCTGTAAAAGAAGGACCTTTATTTTCAATTGGCTTTTCATAAACATCAAAAGGTTCAACAATAGTGTTTTCATCAAATAAATCTTCATCACCTATAATTTGAATATAAGCTTCTTCATTGCCTGTTTTTTCAATATTCAATGTAGCAATATCTTGTTTTTCAGTATCGCCCAATAGTGCGCTTAACACAATTATATGATTAGAACCATCAACTAAATCTTCAACAGTAATATAATCTGTATTCCCGTCGTTATTTAAATCAAGATTATTTATATTGTTATTCTCTTCGTTAATAGCTTTTTCAAAATCTTCTAATGACGTAGAGTTTTTAAACATAGCTAAAGCTCCTTCTAGACTAAAGTTTTCCTGATTAGTTTCATTTTCCTCCATTATTTGAGCATATTTTGGAGTAAAAAAGAAAAAGGTTAATAAAATAATGAGAAAATTTTTCATGGTAATTGGATTTATAGATTTGTGTATATGACTCATAAAAAATTAAAAGGTTTAATGAACGTTTTATAAAAAAGTTTCTGTTTATTTGTAATGTAAAGTGTAAATAATTTGGGGAGTTTATGCAAAATTTGGTTAATACTATAGAGCAAAAGCTCGTAGAGGCTTATTCTATTAGGATTAATAATCTGACCAAGAGTATAATAATAGCGAATCAAGCTTTACAAGATTCTTTATTAATAAAGAATAAAGTACTGATTGGAAAAAGTTATAATCAACTAGCATTATATCATATGATAGTTGGTGAAATGCAAAGAGCTAAGTACTATTCTGAAAGTGCAATAAAAATTTTTAATGAATTAGGCGATGAAAGAGGTTTGGCTGATGTAAAATATGTTTTAGCAGCCGTTTACTACAAAACTAATCAATACCATTTAGGTCTTATTCATTTTAACGACGCTTTAAAGATTTATAAAAAACATGATGATTATTGTAATCAATCTCGTACAGAAAAATCATTAGGAACTATTTTTGAATGTATAGGCGATATTACAAGCGCATTTAAAGTATATAAAAGTGCAATTCAAAATGCTAAAAAAATTAACGATCTTAATTTAGAATCGAATGTGTACAATAACCTTTCTGGAATCTTAATTAAAAAGGGAAAAATAAATTTTGCCAAACAAATTATTAATAGGTCTATAGAACTTAAGACTCAAACAAAAGATATAAGAGGTATGGCTTACGCATTATATGGTAAGGGAAAAATATACCACTTTTGTGGTGAATATAATAAAGCCAAAGAATTATACAATGAATCCTTGAGTATTCATAAAGAAATGAGCGAAAATACAGGAGTTGTTATGACTATGACAAAATTAGCAGCTCTTTATTTTGAACTTGAAGAGATAGACAAAGCCCTGCAATTGGCAAATGAAGGATTGTTATTAAGTGAATCTTTAAAATTCTCAATGTGTACAATTAAACTGAATCGTATAATTTATCTTATTTATAAAAAGATAGGTGATTTTGAGAAAGCTTTACATTATTTTGAAAACCATTTATTAGAAAAAGAAACTGTTATTAATACTCAAACATTAAAAGTAATAGAGAGTTATGAGTTAATATCAAAAATGGAAAAAATAGAAAATGAAGCTATTTTACAAAGAGAAAAACAAAAAATATTAGAAAAGAAAAATTTAGATGAACTAGAAAATTATAAGCGAAAGCAAGAATTCTTATCTATAATGAGTCATGAAATAAGGACTCCATTAAATGCTATTGTTGCTTCGTTAGTTTTATTAGATGATAAAATAGTAAATGAAGGAAAGAAAATTATAAAGAACTTAAAATTTGCTTCTGATAATTTAATAAGTGTTGTAAATGATGTTTTAGACTTTAATAGATTAGACGGACAAAATGTAAAGTTAGAATTATTATCAACTAATATTAATTTTTTGTGTCAAAATACTGTTGAAATGTTCGAACGCTTTGCAAAAAGTAAAAATATTCAATTACGATATCTTTCTACAGTAAATATAACAAACTATTATTTAATAGATCCCACTAAATTAGCGCAAATTTTAAATAACTTAATAAGTAATGCTATTAAGTTTACAGACGAAGGGAGCGTAGAATTAGAAATAAAACTAATTAATTGTGGAGAACAAAAAGATTTAATTTCCTTTAGAGTAACAGATACTGGAGAGGGAATATCAGCAGATAGTTTACCTCATATATTTGATAGCTTTTCACAACTTAAGCCTTATCTAACTCGAAAACACGGAGGAACAGGATTAGGGTTAGCAATTGTAAAAAGATTGATAGAATTACATAATAGCAAAATAACCGTAGAAAGTAAATTATACAAGGGATCTTCCTTTTACTTTGAACTTGAATTAGAAAAATCCCACGAAATCCAAATCCAAATAAATGATAAAAAACAATTAATAGGTAAAAAAATATTAATTGTAGATGATACAAAAATGAACGGCATGTTACTTTCTAAGTTATTGAAGAAATGGAATATGGAAATTCAATACCTAGATACAGGTAAAAAAGCAATTGAAATAATAAAATATCAAAAGTTTGATTTTATATTAATGGATATTCATATGCCAGAAATGAATGGTTTCGAAGTTTCTAAGTATATAAGAATCACTGAAAATTTAAATACTCAAACTCCTATTTTTGCACTAACAGCTGATATTTTAGCAGATACAGATCAAGATTTCAAAAAATACTTTTCAGGTATTATTTTTAAACCTTTTGATACAGAAAAACTTTACAATTTATTAGTTAGTTATCTAGATTAAAAATCGTTTGATACGTTGTATTTTTATTAAAAAAAAGTTAAAATTTGTAACGAAAGTTAATATAAAAAGTCTATTAGTGTAAATGATTTTTATAATACATGAAAAAACTTAAAATTTCTATTTTCTTATTATCTTTTTATCTATTGTAACTAATGCACAAGAAAATAAAGGAAAAACAAATGAACTGAAAGAGGTTGCAATTGTTAAAGAAAAAAAAGCAATTGAGCAGAAAGCGGATCGTACTATTTTTGAATTTGCAAACCAAGCACATTTAAATTCAGGTTCTGTTTTAGAAGGAATGAAAAAGCTTCCGGGGCTAGTTGCTTCCGATGTAGCAGGTATGATGTATCAAGGAAAACAATTAGATGTATTTTTAGATGGAAGACCGCTTAATATTTCCACAAATGAATTAAATGCTTTCTTAGAAGGATTACCCGCTAATTCAGTTGAGAAAATAGAAGTTATAACAAATCCTGGAGCTGAATTTCCAGCTACTTCTGGTGGAGCAATCCTAAATATTGTTACAAATAAAAAAGCAAAGAATTATTTAACAGCGACCTATACTAACAGCAGTAATTTTACTTCTTATGATAAAAATCGTTGGCGCACCAATAATAGCATACTTTTAAGTTCAAAAAATAAATTTTTTGGATGGCAGTTAAATTTGGGTCAAAACTATGCAGAACGAGGAATGTGGTCTGAAGTATTTAAGAATGAAGGTAATTCATCTATATTATTAAATTCTAGTAATGCAGATCGTGTTTTGAGGACACTTTTTGCAAAAACAGGAATTACATTTGATATAGGTAAAAATAGATTATTGCTTAATTATGATATTTATTCCAATAATAATACCAGTACAACAGATGCTATAGGATTATTGCCTAATTCTACGTTTTTTTCTACCATAGATGACAGTAAAACTCTAACATTACGTCAAGATGCAGTAGCTACTTATCAAATGAGGTTTGATGATTCTAGCAAAAAACTAGATTTTAAATTCAACTTTAATAGTGTTTCTACAGATTTTGATTTGTTTTCAAGAAACTTAAATTTAAATACATTAAGTAATGGATCTGATCAGCGTCTTTATAATTTTAAAATAGACTATAATCAGCCCATAAAATTATTAGAAGAAGGAAAAATTAGTATAGGGACTTTGTATGAAGAACTCTATTTTAATACATTTAGTAAAAATGTAAATAATTTAGAATATAAAAGAATGACGGCTTCTACTTACGCAGAGTTGCAGACCAAGTATAAAAATTTGAATTTACTCTAGGACTAAGAGGAGAAAATTATGATATTTCAGGAAAAGCAGAGACACAACCTTTAATTCCTTTTAAGCAATATAGACTATTTCCTAATGGAAGTATTCAATATAGTTTAGCTAATAAAATAGTCTTATCAGGAAGTTATAATAAAAAAATAACATTACCGAGTACATCTGCACTTAATCCAAATAATACTAATTATCAAAACCCAAATGTAGGATATTTAGGAAATCCACAGTTACAACCTACACTTTTTAATAATTATGAATTTAAATTATCAGTTTTTGAATATGCTTTTATAGGATATAACATAAGTGAAGGATTAAATCAAGTGGCGCAACGAATGTATTTGAATGGAAATAAAATGGTGAATACTAATGAAAATATTTCTTCAATGAAGATTCATACTTTTAATTTAGGTTTACCTATTCCTTACATGTTGTTTACAAAAGGGTTAAAAGAAACAGCTAAATTCAATTTTAATCCAGATAAAATTAATTTTATGTTTGTTTATGCAGGTAGACAAAAACATGAAATTTCAGGGGTTGATACTAAAGCATTTTGGATTTTTAATATTATGTCGCAAGTTGTATTACCAGGTGACATTAAATGGGTTACAAATTATAGCCATATAACAAAAGGAGGAAATTATTTTTATTTTGTGGCACAAAGACCATTTAATCATAGTTTAGATATGACTTTTTCTAAGAAGTTTTTATCTAACCATTTAACGGTTTCTATAAATGTAGACGACTTATTTAATTTTAACAAAGCATCATTTAATTCTTTAAATACACCACTTTATATGTCTAATAAAAATGATACTCGTAGAGTTGGATTTACCTTAAATTATAAAATCCCAACTAAGAATAAAATGGCAAAAGAGGATCCTAATATGTTAAACAAAGAAAAGAAAGAGGATAATGGGAATATAATAGGGAATTAAATTAATATAAATAGTAGATTCCCATTTAAATAATTAATGTTTAATGCCCCAAATAGTTAGTATTTGGGGCATTTTTATTAAAGTTAATTACGATTTAAAAAGTGTAATTTTTTTATCTTGATAAACGTATTGAAAAAAAATAATTTTATAAAAGTAAAAATTAATTCTTTTTTGAAAATTCTTCTAAATCACTTAAATGAACTCTTAGTGCATGAACTGAAATACTGATTTCCCAAAAAGAAGTTCCTAAAGATACTAGAAGACTAAATAAACTAAATCCGAAAAGATAAATAGCAATATATTGTAAATTAAAAAATAATAAAAGCATCGAAAAGACGGATAGAAATAAGCAAAGGACACCCATTAACTGCATAAAACGGATCAAGGTTAGTCGGTTATTTAAGTTTTGAATTTCAAGAATAATAGATTTATTATGAACCTCTTCATAATTTTTTTTTAAACTTCTAATAATTTGAGCAATGGTTAAAAATCGATTAGTATAGGCTAATAAAATTAATGAACTAGCTGAAAATAATAATGCAGGTGTTTCAATTGATAGGGTCATGTTAATTTTTTGTTTACTGTTTAAAATGGTTTAAAAAGTTCTATATAGCCAGTTTATTTTATAGGCTACAATAAAAAATAGAGTCTACTTTCTTAATATTAATAACATTTTTAAACAAGTTTTTTTTCTAACTATTTGGTATATATGTACTTTTTAAGTAAAAAATGTAGTAATTATATTTTGTAATCACTAAGATGTTGATGTTTTAACTTGTCTTTAGATCTTAAAATTACTTTTGATACTTTAATGATATCAATTTAAGAAACTTCATTTTGTCTTAGAATAGACTCTGTCAAAGTTATTAAAAAAATACTTCATGATTACACTCACTTTTCTTTAGAGATCAGTTTTATATTGTTTTAAAAATATAACCCTATGTTTTATAATTATACAGATTATAATGAGAGAATTTTAAAAGATTGATGTAAAATGATATAAAAAATATTGTTTTCTAGAATACACTTATTTAAATAGATTCGTACCAATTAAATTTTTTTTCAATAATATTATGTTTTTCACTTTTTAGATGTTCTAAATAAGCTAATGCAGAAGGGCTATGTTTTTTTCCTTTTAACCAAATTAAGCTCCAATTAGTTTTTATAGGGAGTCCTTTCACAGAGATAATTTTTAAATTATTATTTTGTATTTCTTTTTGAATACCAATTAAAGGCATGATTGAATATCCTAGTCCAGCTAAAAGAGCTTGTTTTACAGCTTCATTAGAAGTTAATTCAAATTTTTTGGCAACATTAATATTGTTGTTTTTAATAAATTGTTCCATTGTTTGACGTGTTCCAGAACCATTTTCTCTAAAAATTAATGGAAATTTATTAAAGATTTCTTCTGCCGTAATTTGTTGGTCAATATCATTGTCATTATTTCCAACTAAATAAAGTTTATTCTGCATTAAATCAATCTTTTCTATTTTTAAATTTTCAGGTAGTATAGAAACTAATGCAAAATCTATTTCATTGCTTATTAGACTTTTAATTACCTTATTCTTATTAGTAACATCCATTTCAAGTTCTACTCCCATATTTTCTTTTAAGAAATTAGATAAAAAATAAGGCATCACATATTTGCCTGTAGATACTACGGAAACTTTTATCTTTCCATATAATTGCCCTTTGTAAGCTAAACTACGATGGTTTATGGCGTTTACTTGTTCTAAAATTTGTTCAGCAGATTTTGCTATTTCTTTTCCAAAATCAGTTACATAAATTTTTCTTCCAATTACTTCAGTAAGAGGAATATCAAATTGATCTTGGAAATTTTTTAGTTGTATTGATACGGCTGGTTGTGTTAAATGTAATTCTTCAGAAGCTTTTGTAACACTTTGTAATTGAACTATTTTTAAAAAAATGCTTAATTGGTTTAAAGTATAATTCATAAAAATATTTTATGTGTTTTATAACAAATATAAATAAAAATATATAAATAAAAGTTCTGAAATTTGTCTTGTGTAAAAAAGTTTAGTATGAATTCAAAATATTATCAATTAGCACTTGGATTTTTTGTTGTATTAGAAATTTTTTTAATGGTAAATATTTACCTAATAGCAGATTTTCTTATTCAGCAATTATTTATAGGTCTTTTCATCTTTTTTTTAGTCTTAATTATTCGTTTAATTTCTAATAAAAAATAAATTAATTATGAAAACAATGATAAAAAGAATTAACGTAATTAATGATCAATTTACAGTAAATGAAGCAAAAGAAGTTTTATTAGATTATATAAGTAAAAGCATAAAACGAAATAAAATTGAAAACTTTAGTTCACAAATTCGATTGGGAATTGATGACGAAAAAGCTTTAAATAGAATTGAACATTTAAAAGCACAATTAGATAGTTTAAGCACATTTTTAAAAGAAGCACAGTTAAATAATAAAACCCTTAAGATAAAATCTTTTATAGAAATTCAATATGTTGATTAATCAAGATTATTTTAAAAGTAGAAAATTGTTA
Coding sequences:
- a CDS encoding ATP-binding protein — protein: MQNLVNTIEQKLVEAYSIRINNLTKSIIIANQALQDSLLIKNKVLIGKSYNQLALYHMIVGEMQRAKYYSESAIKIFNELGDERGLADVKYVLAAVYYKTNQYHLGLIHFNDALKIYKKHDDYCNQSRTEKSLGTIFECIGDITSAFKVYKSAIQNAKKINDLNLESNVYNNLSGILIKKGKINFAKQIINRSIELKTQTKDIRGMAYALYGKGKIYHFCGEYNKAKELYNESLSIHKEMSENTGVVMTMTKLAALYFELEEIDKALQLANEGLLLSESLKFSMCTIKLNRIIYLIYKKIGDFEKALHYFENHLLEKETVINTQTLKVIESYELISKMEKIENEAILQREKQKILEKKNLDELENYKRKQEFLSIMSHEIRTPLNAIVASLVLLDDKIVNEGKKIIKNLKFASDNLISVVNDVLDFNRLDGQNVKLELLSTNINFLCQNTVEMFERFAKSKNIQLRYLSTVNITNYYLIDPTKLAQILNNLISNAIKFTDEGSVELEIKLINCGEQKDLISFRVTDTGEGISADSLPHIFDSFSQLKPYLTRKHGGTGLGLAIVKRLIELHNSKITVESKLYKGSSFYFELELEKSHEIQIQINDKKQLIGKKILIVDDTKMNGMLLSKLLKKWNMEIQYLDTGKKAIEIIKYQKFDFILMDIHMPEMNGFEVSKYIRITENLNTQTPIFALTADILADTDQDFKKYFSGIIFKPFDTEKLYNLLVSYLD
- a CDS encoding DUF2721 domain-containing protein codes for the protein MTLSIETPALLFSASSLILLAYTNRFLTIAQIIRSLKKNYEEVHNKSIILEIQNLNNRLTLIRFMQLMGVLCLFLSVFSMLLLFFNLQYIAIYLFGFSLFSLLVSLGTSFWEISISVHALRVHLSDLEEFSKKN
- a CDS encoding LysR family transcriptional regulator, producing MNYTLNQLSIFLKIVQLQSVTKASEELHLTQPAVSIQLKNFQDQFDIPLTEVIGRKIYVTDFGKEIAKSAEQILEQVNAINHRSLAYKGQLYGKIKVSVVSTGKYVMPYFLSNFLKENMGVELEMDVTNKNKVIKSLISNEIDFALVSILPENLKIEKIDLMQNKLYLVGNNDNDIDQQITAEEIFNKFPLIFRENGSGTRQTMEQFIKNNNINVAKKFELTSNEAVKQALLAGLGYSIMPLIGIQKEIQNNNLKIISVKGLPIKTNWSLIWLKGKKHSPSALAYLEHLKSEKHNIIEKKFNWYESI